The Scyliorhinus torazame isolate Kashiwa2021f chromosome 10, sScyTor2.1, whole genome shotgun sequence genome contains a region encoding:
- the LOC140430703 gene encoding chymotrypsinogen 2-like — protein MAFLWLISCLALLGTAYGQSCGVPAISPLVTGYARIVNGENAVSGSWPWQVSLQDTTGWHFCGGSLINENWFVTAAHCGVSTAHRAIVGVSNKCSSNEDSQVLRIQKVITHPAWNPYTINNDVTLVKLTSPVKFTNRISPVCLASAPADFPGGKLCVTSGWGLTQSSASNTPCQLQQAALPLLTTAQCQNTWGNKISEFMICAGGAGATSCMGDSGGPLVCQDGGAWYLVGIVSWGSGYCSTRIPAVYARVTEFHSWIVETMAAN, from the exons ATGGCTTTCCTCTGGCTCATCTCCTGTCTCGCCCTCCTCGGCACAGCTTACGGACAGA GCTGTGGAGTCCCCGCCATCAGCCCTTTGGTCACTGGCTACGCAAGGATTGTAAATGGTGAAAATGCTGTCTCAGGATCCTGGCCATGGCAAGTCTCGCTGCAG GACACCACTGGCTGGCATTTCTGTGGAGGCTCCTTGATCAATGAAAACTGGTTTGTGACTGCTGCCCATTGCGGTGTGAG CACAGCACATAGGGCAATCGTTGGAGTGTCCAATAAATGTTCGTCAAACGAAGACTCCCAGGTTCTCAGGATTCAAAAG GTCATTACCCATCCCGCATGGAATCCATACACCATCAATAATGATGTTACTCTGGTGAAGCTCACATCCCCTGTTAAATTCACTAACCGCATTTCCCCAGTGTGTCTGGCAAGTGCACCTGCTGATTTCCCAGGGGGAAAGTTGTGTGTCACTTCAGGATGGGGTCTAACCCAATCGTCTG CGAGCAACACGCCATGCCAACTGCAGCAGGCGGCCCTGCCTCTCCTTACCACCGCTCAGTGCCAGAACACCTGGGGCAACAAAATCTCGGAGTTTATGATCTGCGCTGGTGGTGCTGGTGCGACGTCCTGCATG GGTGACTCAGGTGGACCTCTTGTctgccaagatggcggtgcctggtaTCTGGTGGGCATAGTTTCCTGGGGTAGTGGTTACTGTTCCACCAGAATCCCAGCAGTCTATGCTAGAGTGACTGAGTTCCACTCCTGGATTGTGGAGACAATGGCTGCCAATTAG